In Paraflavitalea devenefica, the following are encoded in one genomic region:
- a CDS encoding helix-turn-helix domain-containing protein, whose translation MPRNIFQPLEIVTYDTEVLHCTFPDNNYFELVFVENGSGYRMLNDEQIHFQTGDLFMHIPGEKNTICLEEHSRIHFIKFQQLLFDAATTRNVLPFSSEQFRKLEFILYSGQQHKQSLIHLKSDKISVFALFNVLVSEASHRRSYADSNITLCLLALLNMVARNILESNYVQAVHPHAITHDVLHYINYHIYEPENLTIEHLAQEFHIAPGDFSTYFKDQYGVPLEQHILTYKVKLADTRLSYTRMSLDEIAAELHFTDTSHFSRTYRRIKGTMPVKR comes from the coding sequence ATGCCGCGCAATATCTTTCAGCCGCTGGAGATCGTGACGTATGATACGGAAGTGCTGCACTGTACTTTTCCTGACAACAATTATTTTGAACTGGTCTTTGTGGAGAATGGCAGCGGCTACAGAATGCTGAATGATGAGCAGATCCATTTCCAAACAGGCGATCTCTTCATGCACATCCCCGGCGAGAAAAATACCATCTGCCTGGAAGAGCACTCCCGCATACATTTTATCAAGTTCCAGCAGCTCCTGTTTGATGCGGCGACTACCCGGAATGTATTACCTTTTTCTTCCGAACAGTTCAGGAAACTGGAATTCATCCTCTATAGCGGGCAACAACACAAACAATCACTCATCCATTTAAAGAGTGATAAAATATCGGTATTTGCTTTGTTCAATGTACTGGTGTCAGAGGCCAGTCACCGCAGGTCGTATGCCGACAGCAACATCACCTTATGCCTGCTGGCCCTGCTCAATATGGTGGCCAGGAACATACTGGAATCCAACTACGTGCAGGCGGTACACCCGCATGCCATTACACATGATGTGCTGCACTATATCAACTACCACATCTATGAACCGGAAAACCTGACCATAGAACACCTGGCGCAGGAATTTCATATTGCGCCCGGCGATTTCAGTACTTACTTCAAAGATCAATATGGCGTTCCGCTGGAACAGCACATCCTCACCTATAAGGTCAAACTGGCCGATACCCGGCTGTCCTACACCCGCATGTCCCTGGATGAAATAGCAGCCGAGTTGCACTTTACCGATACCAGTCATTTTTCCCGTACTTACCGCCGCATCAAAGGCACTATGCCTGTAAAGCGGTAA
- a CDS encoding helix-turn-helix domain-containing protein encodes MERYFESNYKKLGIVTINKDNQETINGPQYKPYIKIIYVPAGYSLTIDFKHYTTKKSSLFCIHPNQHLHLEQAGKASGYCMYYNRDFYCVQIHDEEVACDGLLFNNIYEIPVTELPSVDDPFISQAFQYIMEELASQESSREEMVRTYLKQIIIRTTRAWKKQQLSHLSTTPAQDLEFFRTFSRLVEIHFREKHSVTDYADLLAVAPKTLSKKFNRLRLTQPNDIIKDRILLEAKRLLAYSSMSIKEVAYNLGYDDPAYFNRLFTSKLGTTPAVFRKQFMQTEEA; translated from the coding sequence ATGGAAAGGTATTTTGAGTCCAACTACAAAAAGCTGGGTATTGTAACCATCAATAAAGACAACCAGGAGACCATTAATGGCCCTCAGTACAAGCCTTACATAAAAATTATCTACGTACCTGCCGGCTATTCATTAACCATAGATTTCAAGCATTACACCACTAAAAAAAGCAGTTTATTCTGTATTCATCCCAATCAGCACCTGCACCTGGAGCAGGCCGGGAAGGCATCCGGTTATTGCATGTATTACAACCGCGATTTCTACTGTGTGCAGATCCATGATGAAGAAGTAGCCTGCGATGGCTTGCTCTTCAACAATATCTATGAAATACCTGTGACAGAACTGCCATCCGTTGATGACCCCTTCATCAGCCAGGCTTTTCAGTACATCATGGAAGAGTTGGCATCGCAGGAGTCATCCCGCGAAGAAATGGTGCGTACCTATTTAAAGCAGATCATCATCCGCACTACACGTGCCTGGAAAAAGCAACAGTTGAGCCACCTGAGTACCACACCGGCCCAGGACCTGGAATTTTTCAGGACCTTCAGCCGGCTGGTAGAGATCCACTTCCGGGAAAAACACAGTGTAACTGACTATGCCGACCTGCTGGCCGTGGCGCCCAAAACACTTTCTAAAAAATTCAACCGCCTGCGCCTCACACAACCCAATGACATTATTAAAGACCGCATTCTGCTGGAAGCGAAACGCCTGTTGGCCTATTCATCCATGAGCATTAAAGAGGTGGCTTACAACCTGGGATATGATGATCCCGCTTATTTCAATCGCCTGTTTACCAGTAAACTGGGTACTACACCGGCTGTTTTCAGGAAGCAATTCATGCAAACGGAAGAAGCCTAA
- a CDS encoding CusA/CzcA family heavy metal efflux RND transporter produces the protein MLNRIIRFSINNKLIVALLVLLLIVWGVYALTKLPIDAVPDITNNQVQVLTVSPANGAEDIERFITFPVEQTMATIPGIEEIRSFSRFGLSVVTIVFKEKTDVYWARQQVSERLVQISNQLPTGMGAPELAPVTTGLSEIFQYVVHTKKGYENKYTPMELRTIQDWIVRRQMLGVEGVADVASFGGYLKQYEIALNPEKLRSMNLSMADVFDALEKNNQNTGGAYIDKNPHAWFVRSVGLIGKIEDIENIVVKNTSGNIPVLIRNIGKVQYGSAIRYGAMTRNNEGEVVGAMVLMLKGANSSAVIKRVKDRVEQIEKNLPEGIVIEPFLDRTKLVDRAIGTVATNLLEGALIVIFVLVLLLGNMRAGLIVASIIPLSMLFAIAMMDLFGVSGNLMSLGAIDFGLIVDGAVIIVEATMHHLGLRKQGILTQQEMDKEVYQSAAAIRNSAAFGEIIILIVYLPVLALTGIEGKMFRPMAQTVSFAILGAFLLSITWVPMASALFLSKKITHKRTISDRIMGFFQRFYTPVLHRVLKHKRITIGIALALLLVSILLFTRMGAEFIPTLDEGDFAVETRVLAGSSLSKTVEVANKSADVLMKKFPEVKQVIGKIGSAEIPTDPMPVESCDLIVVLKDKEEWTSASSREELAEQMQAELEKFIPGVTFGFQQPIQMRFNELMSGARQDVVVKIFGEDLEALTDYASKVGKIAAATKGATDIYVEQVSGLPQIVVNFKRDKIAQYGLNIAAINQVIRAGFAGDVAGEVFEGEKRFDLVVRLDRQNRQSIEDLKTLYVTAPNGNQVPLDQLAAVEMKIGPNQVQREDAKRRIIVGFNVRGRDVASIVKEIQQRVDKEVKLAPGYYVTYGGTFENLEQAKQRLSIAVPAALLLILVLLYFTFRSLKYGLLIFSAIPFSAIGGVLALWIRGMPFSISAGVGFIALFGVAVLNGIVLIAEFNRLKKEGMTNLQELVLTGTRTRLRPVVMTALVASLGFLPMALSHGSGAEVQRPLATVVIGGLLSATLLTLVVLPCLYGWVENMGRRRKGQTGVVAMILLLVTASLSGQAQESPLTLEQAIDRALKNNGNIQLSRLAVEKEKLLKGAAAEWSKTNINLQYGQANTTKWDNHISLSQQIPNPSLIRNQKQLADARIKGSELELGATQHELIYAVKTTWYQLVYLKALQQQLQQQDTVYSSFLKAAELRYKTGETKLLEQTTAATALAEHRNEIRKNESDIMVALTELQRLINDSLPVNIPFTGIVKLSPSIAVQDSLANNPLVQAVQQQVAVSNKLVAVEKAKRSPDFSIGYFNQSIIGYQNVDGTEKYYGGGKRFQGVQAGINVPVFGKSYTARVKAAQVEIQDAENNYRLMQHNLQAQYRQALQEYEKDKRSVEYYENTALPNAQLILQQGQKSFRYGEVDYIEYLQAIKTSNELQLKYLDQLNRYNQSVIRLLWLAGDK, from the coding sequence ATGTTAAACAGGATTATTCGTTTTTCGATCAACAATAAACTGATCGTTGCACTGCTGGTACTGCTGCTGATCGTTTGGGGCGTGTACGCGCTTACAAAGCTGCCTATTGATGCGGTGCCCGACATTACCAATAACCAGGTGCAGGTGCTCACTGTATCACCGGCCAATGGCGCGGAAGATATTGAACGGTTCATCACCTTCCCGGTAGAGCAAACCATGGCCACTATACCCGGCATTGAAGAGATACGCTCCTTTTCACGTTTTGGGTTAAGTGTGGTCACCATTGTATTCAAAGAAAAGACAGATGTGTACTGGGCCCGCCAGCAGGTGAGTGAAAGGCTTGTACAGATAAGTAATCAATTGCCGACAGGAATGGGCGCTCCTGAACTGGCGCCGGTAACTACAGGGCTCAGTGAAATATTCCAGTATGTAGTTCATACAAAAAAAGGGTATGAAAATAAATACACACCCATGGAATTGCGTACCATCCAGGACTGGATCGTACGCCGGCAAATGCTGGGCGTGGAAGGAGTAGCCGATGTAGCCAGCTTTGGCGGTTACCTCAAGCAATATGAAATAGCCCTTAACCCGGAGAAGCTGCGCAGCATGAACCTTAGCATGGCTGATGTCTTTGATGCGCTGGAAAAAAATAACCAGAACACAGGCGGCGCTTACATTGATAAAAATCCCCATGCCTGGTTTGTACGCAGCGTGGGATTGATTGGAAAGATTGAAGACATTGAAAATATTGTAGTGAAAAATACCAGTGGTAATATTCCGGTGCTCATCAGGAATATTGGTAAAGTACAATATGGATCTGCCATCCGTTATGGCGCCATGACGCGTAACAATGAAGGTGAAGTAGTGGGCGCGATGGTTTTAATGTTGAAGGGGGCCAATTCATCGGCGGTAATTAAGCGGGTGAAGGACAGGGTGGAGCAGATTGAAAAGAACCTGCCGGAAGGCATTGTCATTGAACCGTTCCTTGACAGGACAAAACTGGTTGACCGGGCTATTGGCACCGTGGCCACCAACCTGCTCGAGGGCGCACTGATCGTCATCTTTGTGCTGGTGCTGTTATTGGGCAATATGCGGGCAGGGTTGATTGTGGCATCTATTATCCCACTGTCTATGCTTTTCGCCATAGCTATGATGGATCTGTTTGGCGTAAGCGGTAACCTCATGAGCCTGGGCGCTATTGATTTTGGATTGATAGTAGATGGCGCCGTGATCATTGTGGAAGCCACCATGCATCACCTGGGGTTGCGAAAACAGGGAATACTCACGCAGCAGGAAATGGATAAAGAAGTGTATCAGTCGGCGGCGGCTATCCGTAACAGCGCCGCTTTTGGGGAGATCATTATCCTGATCGTATACCTGCCGGTACTGGCGCTCACAGGCATTGAAGGCAAAATGTTCCGGCCAATGGCGCAAACCGTGTCCTTTGCCATATTAGGTGCCTTCCTGCTGTCCATTACCTGGGTGCCCATGGCCAGCGCTTTATTCCTCAGCAAAAAGATTACCCATAAGCGAACTATTTCCGACCGTATTATGGGCTTCTTTCAGCGATTCTATACGCCGGTCCTGCACAGGGTATTGAAACACAAACGGATCACCATTGGTATCGCATTGGCATTATTGCTGGTAAGCATCCTGCTGTTTACGAGAATGGGGGCTGAGTTTATTCCTACATTGGATGAAGGGGATTTTGCTGTGGAGACCAGGGTATTGGCAGGCAGCAGCTTGTCAAAAACGGTAGAGGTAGCCAATAAGTCGGCCGATGTGCTGATGAAAAAATTCCCTGAAGTAAAGCAGGTCATTGGCAAAATAGGTTCTGCCGAAATTCCTACCGACCCTATGCCGGTAGAGTCGTGTGATCTCATTGTAGTACTGAAGGACAAAGAGGAATGGACCTCGGCCTCATCAAGGGAAGAGCTGGCTGAACAAATGCAGGCCGAACTGGAGAAATTTATACCCGGTGTTACGTTTGGTTTTCAGCAACCCATCCAGATGCGTTTCAATGAACTGATGTCCGGTGCCAGGCAGGATGTGGTGGTGAAGATATTCGGCGAAGACCTGGAGGCCTTAACGGATTACGCTTCCAAAGTGGGTAAAATAGCCGCAGCCACCAAAGGGGCCACAGATATATATGTAGAACAGGTAAGTGGGTTGCCGCAGATCGTGGTCAACTTTAAACGCGATAAAATAGCACAATACGGATTGAACATTGCAGCCATTAACCAGGTGATCAGGGCAGGCTTTGCAGGGGATGTGGCCGGTGAAGTATTTGAAGGAGAAAAGCGCTTTGACCTGGTAGTGCGGCTCGACCGGCAAAACCGGCAAAGTATTGAAGACCTGAAAACCTTATACGTTACGGCGCCCAATGGCAACCAGGTGCCACTGGATCAACTGGCAGCCGTGGAAATGAAGATAGGCCCCAATCAGGTACAGCGGGAAGATGCCAAACGCCGTATTATCGTTGGCTTCAATGTACGGGGCAGAGACGTGGCCAGCATTGTAAAGGAGATACAGCAACGGGTGGATAAAGAGGTAAAGCTGGCGCCCGGTTATTATGTCACCTATGGCGGCACTTTTGAAAACCTGGAACAGGCCAAGCAGCGGTTGAGCATTGCAGTACCTGCCGCCCTTTTATTGATCCTTGTCTTATTATACTTCACTTTCAGGTCACTCAAATATGGTCTGCTCATCTTCAGCGCTATTCCATTCTCCGCTATCGGTGGTGTGCTGGCATTATGGATAAGGGGTATGCCCTTCAGTATTTCTGCCGGCGTAGGATTTATTGCCCTCTTTGGCGTGGCGGTATTGAATGGTATTGTATTGATCGCTGAGTTTAACCGGTTAAAAAAAGAAGGTATGACCAACTTACAGGAATTGGTGCTCACCGGCACAAGAACACGTTTGCGCCCGGTAGTCATGACGGCCCTCGTAGCCTCACTGGGTTTCCTGCCCATGGCTTTATCCCATGGCAGCGGCGCCGAAGTACAAAGGCCACTGGCCACCGTGGTCATTGGCGGATTGCTGTCCGCTACCTTATTGACCCTGGTAGTATTGCCTTGCTTATATGGATGGGTGGAAAACATGGGCCGCAGGCGGAAGGGACAAACAGGAGTGGTAGCAATGATACTGCTGTTAGTAACCGCTTCCTTGTCCGGGCAGGCGCAGGAGTCGCCCCTGACATTGGAGCAGGCGATTGACCGGGCCCTGAAGAACAATGGAAACATACAACTGTCCAGGCTGGCCGTGGAAAAAGAAAAGCTACTCAAAGGCGCTGCGGCCGAATGGAGCAAGACCAATATTAACCTCCAGTATGGCCAGGCCAATACTACCAAATGGGACAATCACATTTCCCTCAGCCAGCAAATACCCAATCCTTCCCTCATCAGGAACCAAAAACAGTTGGCCGATGCACGCATCAAAGGCAGCGAACTGGAACTGGGTGCAACACAGCATGAGCTGATCTACGCAGTGAAGACAACCTGGTACCAGTTGGTTTACCTCAAAGCATTGCAGCAACAACTGCAACAGCAGGATACGGTGTACAGCAGCTTTCTGAAAGCAGCAGAGTTGCGTTATAAAACAGGGGAAACAAAATTGTTGGAACAAACCACAGCCGCCACCGCCCTGGCGGAGCACAGGAATGAAATACGGAAAAATGAATCGGATATTATGGTAGCGCTTACCGAGCTGCAACGGTTAATCAATGATTCACTGCCGGTGAACATACCCTTTACAGGTATCGTTAAATTATCACCCTCTATTGCTGTACAGGATAGCCTGGCCAATAATCCCCTGGTGCAGGCCGTGCAGCAGCAGGTAGCTGTAAGCAACAAACTGGTAGCAGTAGAAAAAGCAAAGCGCAGCCCCGATTTCTCTATTGGCTATTTCAATCAGTCTATTATCGGTTACCAGAACGTGGATGGCACAGAGAAATACTATGGCGGCGGTAAACGTTTCCAGGGCGTGCAGGCAGGTATCAATGTGCCGGTATTCGGAAAATCGTACACGGCCCGCGTGAAGGCGGCGCAGGTGGAAATACAGGATGCTGAAAACAACTACCGGCTGATGCAACATAACCTGCAGGCACAGTACAGGCAGGCCCTGCAGGAATATGAGAAAGACAAGCGCAGTGTGGAGTATTATGAAAACACAGCACTGCCCAATGCGCAACTCATCCTGCAGCAGGGACAAAAATCTTTTCGTTACGGGGAAGTGGATTATATCGAATACCTGCAGGCCATCAAAACAAGCAATGAATTACAACTGAAATACCTGGACCAGCTCAACCGCTATAACCAATCTGTGATCAGGTTGCTTTGGCTGGCCGGCGACAAATAG
- a CDS encoding polysaccharide lyase 6 family protein: MIKMKASTIVVANQQELNTALSKAHPGDSILLRSGIWKDIALIIETSGTAQQPLVIAAQEPGKVQFTGNSFIRFGSNYVTVSGIHFTNGYAREGAVVEFRNKEQQLANHCRFTNCVMEDYSKSGRFDADHWLILWGQHNRIDHCVLGDKLNSGPTIIVELNDERSQNNYHSIDSNYFKGHSPLGANGGETIRVGVSRYSLTPSRTMIHHNYFEQCNGEAEIVSIKSGNNEISSNVFYECEGGLVLRHGSQNKIANNIFIGNNKPYTGGVRVINPGHTVSNNLFIDLAGERFHSAFSVLNGVPNSSISRYHQVKDAAISNNTFINCNSIIFGAGKDAERTAPPKDVRFTNNLIEPVKGKILYEDANKDGGISFSGNAYAGTAFTNPVKGFVYEKTTYTTQRYHGGTYRLPVSKRGADLSLLSWLDGGNTGPSWYMAVDSTIPKATIYTVSLAQSKELPVIVSKTADGDVIELTEVGPYEIDRPLIINKLITIRAKQGLGNKPELVNIAGKSLPAFMIIEKGGSLTVENIQFNSAYKSYGEVQSAISTTTGPMNGHYSLRVKGCVFFNFNENSSSCIKGAKSTYASKVVVEDCLFRNNAATGIDYSGEKEDKGIYNVEHLIVRNTVFANDLSGAINVYRGGNDESTTGPQVIIDHCTFSEVENRMQGCVIKLWGVQKASITNSVFNKSGAAGRVIWFEEMSWDKLLVDYCNFYQSGRISSFFNNVTGKHIYHSTPTFINLPRFDFRLAPGTPLLSDKGKRLGVN; encoded by the coding sequence ATGATAAAAATGAAAGCCAGCACGATCGTGGTGGCCAATCAACAGGAACTCAATACCGCACTGTCAAAAGCGCATCCCGGCGACAGTATCCTGCTCAGATCGGGCATATGGAAAGATATTGCGCTCATCATTGAAACCAGCGGCACGGCCCAACAGCCATTGGTGATTGCAGCGCAGGAACCGGGCAAAGTACAGTTTACCGGTAATTCCTTTATCCGCTTTGGTAGTAACTATGTTACGGTGAGCGGTATTCATTTCACCAATGGATATGCCAGAGAGGGCGCCGTGGTAGAGTTTCGCAATAAAGAACAGCAACTGGCCAATCATTGCCGGTTTACCAATTGCGTGATGGAAGATTACAGCAAGTCCGGACGCTTTGATGCTGATCACTGGCTGATCCTGTGGGGACAGCACAACCGTATTGACCATTGCGTACTGGGCGATAAGCTCAACAGCGGGCCTACCATCATAGTTGAGCTCAACGATGAAAGAAGCCAGAACAATTACCACAGTATTGACAGCAACTACTTTAAAGGTCATTCTCCGCTGGGCGCCAATGGCGGGGAAACGATACGTGTTGGCGTGTCGAGGTATTCACTCACGCCTTCCCGCACTATGATCCACCATAACTATTTCGAACAATGCAATGGTGAAGCAGAGATTGTTTCCATTAAGAGCGGTAACAATGAGATCAGTAGTAACGTGTTCTATGAATGTGAAGGCGGACTGGTACTAAGACACGGTTCGCAGAACAAGATTGCCAATAATATCTTCATTGGTAATAATAAACCTTATACCGGTGGTGTACGGGTGATCAATCCGGGCCATACCGTGTCCAACAACTTGTTCATCGACCTGGCAGGGGAACGGTTCCATTCAGCCTTCAGTGTATTGAACGGTGTGCCCAATTCTTCTATCAGCCGCTATCACCAGGTAAAAGATGCTGCCATCAGCAACAATACCTTTATCAATTGCAACAGCATCATATTCGGCGCGGGTAAGGATGCGGAAAGAACAGCGCCGCCGAAGGATGTGCGCTTTACCAATAACCTGATTGAACCGGTTAAAGGAAAAATCTTGTATGAAGATGCCAATAAAGACGGCGGTATATCCTTCTCCGGTAATGCTTATGCCGGCACGGCATTCACCAATCCTGTTAAGGGGTTTGTGTATGAAAAAACAACGTATACAACACAACGCTATCACGGAGGCACCTACCGGTTGCCGGTAAGTAAGCGGGGAGCCGATCTCTCCTTGTTAAGTTGGCTGGATGGCGGCAACACCGGCCCCTCCTGGTATATGGCTGTTGATAGCACTATACCCAAGGCTACTATTTACACAGTTTCCCTTGCTCAGTCAAAAGAACTGCCGGTTATCGTAAGTAAGACAGCGGATGGGGATGTTATTGAACTCACGGAAGTGGGTCCCTATGAAATTGACAGGCCCCTCATCATCAATAAACTGATTACCATCCGGGCTAAGCAGGGGTTGGGCAACAAGCCGGAACTGGTAAACATAGCTGGGAAAAGTCTTCCTGCCTTTATGATCATTGAAAAAGGTGGAAGTCTTACTGTAGAGAATATTCAATTCAACAGCGCTTATAAAAGCTATGGTGAGGTACAGTCCGCCATCAGCACTACCACCGGTCCTATGAATGGCCATTACTCCCTCCGCGTAAAGGGATGTGTATTCTTCAACTTTAATGAAAACAGCTCCAGTTGTATAAAAGGCGCCAAAAGCACCTATGCCAGTAAGGTAGTTGTGGAAGATTGTTTGTTCAGGAACAATGCGGCTACTGGCATTGATTATTCGGGGGAGAAGGAGGATAAAGGTATTTACAATGTGGAACATCTCATTGTGCGCAATACGGTATTTGCCAATGACCTCAGCGGCGCTATCAATGTATACCGCGGAGGCAATGACGAAAGCACTACCGGTCCGCAGGTGATCATAGACCATTGTACGTTCAGTGAAGTGGAAAACCGCATGCAGGGTTGTGTTATTAAATTATGGGGTGTGCAAAAAGCATCCATTACCAATTCGGTATTCAATAAAAGCGGTGCCGCCGGCAGGGTCATCTGGTTTGAGGAAATGAGCTGGGATAAATTACTGGTAGACTATTGCAATTTTTACCAGAGCGGCAGGATCAGCTCCTTCTTTAATAACGTAACGGGCAAACATATTTATCATAGTACCCCTACATTTATTAATTTGCCCCGGTTCGATTTCAGGCTGGCTCCCGGTACCCCTCTCCTTTCGGACAAGGGAAAACGGTTGGGCGTGAATTAG
- a CDS encoding DUF6660 family protein: MRLLTFFMAVLVLSLSCLPCGDVSTLVLKEGKAKYELSKCADGDQHEDDCSPFCHCSCCAGFSIHHQVAAIQQSCPPSASLHASRYIETIREVSIPVWQPPQLG; this comes from the coding sequence ATGCGTTTACTCACCTTCTTCATGGCCGTACTGGTATTATCGCTGAGCTGTCTGCCCTGCGGTGATGTGAGTACCCTTGTCCTGAAAGAAGGCAAAGCGAAATATGAACTGTCAAAATGTGCCGACGGTGATCAACACGAGGACGACTGTTCTCCTTTCTGTCATTGCTCCTGCTGTGCGGGTTTCTCTATCCACCACCAGGTAGCTGCTATACAACAATCCTGTCCGCCGTCTGCTTCCCTCCATGCTTCCCGCTACATAGAAACGATCCGGGAAGTGTCCATTCCGGTATGGCAGCCCCCCCAGTTGGGTTAG
- a CDS encoding alpha/beta hydrolase — protein sequence MAQSSIKAENDPRIFTQVQQFLKALNAGGGKPIEQMSPAEARQVLTGAQQSVKVDYSGIEESERKITQDGQTVNIHITKPVGVKANAPVFIFIHGGGWVLGDYPTHRRLVRDLVVESGAVAVFPDYTPSPEARYPVAINQIYAATKWVAEHGHEIGVNGKNLAIAGNSVGGNMAAVVSLMAKDKKGPAIKLQLLLWPVTDANFETGSYNEMANDRFLTKNMMIWFWDNYITDPAKRKEIYASPLQATLDQLKGLPPAVVQTAENDVLRDEGEAYARKLDQAGVPVTLTRYNGLIHDYGLLNPLAHIPAVQTATLQAAAALKKALAE from the coding sequence ATGGCACAATCAAGTATCAAAGCAGAAAATGATCCCCGCATCTTTACACAGGTACAGCAGTTCCTGAAAGCACTGAATGCAGGTGGTGGTAAACCTATTGAGCAGATGAGTCCGGCAGAGGCACGTCAGGTGCTTACCGGCGCACAGCAATCCGTAAAAGTGGATTACTCAGGTATTGAAGAAAGCGAAAGAAAAATTACGCAGGATGGACAAACCGTCAACATACACATTACAAAACCTGTTGGGGTAAAAGCCAATGCACCGGTATTCATCTTCATTCACGGTGGTGGATGGGTGTTGGGCGATTATCCTACCCACAGAAGGCTGGTGCGTGACCTGGTAGTGGAAAGTGGTGCTGTGGCTGTATTTCCTGATTACACTCCCTCACCCGAAGCGAGGTATCCGGTAGCTATTAATCAGATATATGCCGCTACCAAATGGGTGGCAGAACATGGGCACGAGATTGGTGTAAACGGAAAGAACCTGGCCATTGCCGGTAACAGTGTAGGGGGTAACATGGCAGCAGTAGTATCGCTCATGGCGAAGGATAAGAAAGGACCGGCTATTAAATTGCAGTTGTTACTGTGGCCAGTGACCGATGCTAATTTTGAAACCGGCTCTTACAATGAAATGGCCAACGACCGCTTCCTGACCAAAAACATGATGATCTGGTTCTGGGATAATTACATTACCGATCCTGCCAAACGTAAAGAGATTTATGCTTCTCCCTTGCAGGCCACGCTGGATCAACTGAAAGGATTGCCTCCTGCTGTGGTACAAACTGCAGAAAATGATGTACTGCGTGATGAAGGTGAAGCCTATGCCCGTAAACTGGACCAGGCTGGTGTTCCGGTAACCTTAACAAGGTACAATGGCCTCATCCACGACTATGGTTTACTGAATCCTTTGGCCCACATTCCGGCGGTTCAAACAGCAACACTGCAAGCCGCCGCTGCACTGAAGAAGGCTTTAGCTGAGTAA
- a CDS encoding ankyrin repeat domain-containing protein — protein MSKPIFTLLLLLVFSCSLSAQKLLEAIEAKNYEAAEQYIKDGEKVNKPNKQGQFPLWAAVWNQDTKMVELLLKNGADAKQKFKGKAGRFGCLEIAAQEGLLEIAKLLVEAGADPNEGDLHGQTPLRIAARNGRIELIKYFISKGCEVDTKGDDGATPLEAAASKGHLDIVKLLLENGANINHQDNDKDSPLGEAAKHGFIDVVDFLLSKGADTSLKNKDGHTPEALARISGQAKVEELLKQKAKG, from the coding sequence ATGTCTAAACCTATCTTCACATTACTACTATTGCTTGTATTTTCCTGCTCCCTGTCGGCCCAAAAACTTTTAGAAGCCATAGAAGCGAAAAACTATGAGGCTGCTGAACAATATATAAAGGATGGTGAAAAGGTAAACAAACCCAATAAACAAGGACAATTCCCACTGTGGGCTGCCGTATGGAACCAGGATACTAAAATGGTAGAACTGCTGTTAAAGAACGGCGCCGATGCCAAACAAAAATTCAAAGGCAAAGCTGGAAGGTTTGGCTGTCTTGAAATAGCGGCGCAGGAAGGACTTTTAGAGATTGCCAAATTGCTGGTAGAGGCAGGTGCTGACCCTAATGAAGGAGACCTTCACGGTCAGACCCCACTCCGGATCGCTGCCCGAAATGGAAGGATTGAGTTAATAAAATATTTTATCTCCAAAGGATGTGAAGTAGATACAAAAGGAGACGATGGCGCTACTCCACTGGAAGCTGCAGCCAGTAAGGGACACCTGGACATTGTTAAACTGTTACTGGAAAATGGCGCCAATATCAACCACCAGGATAACGATAAAGATTCTCCTTTGGGAGAAGCTGCCAAACATGGTTTTATAGATGTAGTAGACTTTTTATTATCAAAGGGAGCAGATACCAGCCTTAAAAATAAAGACGGACATACCCCCGAAGCACTGGCCAGGATTTCCGGGCAAGCAAAAGTTGAAGAATTATTGAAGCAAAAAGCAAAGGGTTAA
- a CDS encoding cupin domain-containing protein: MAQSSEFQFEQEVPWEDLGNGIKRQVFGYDDKVMLVKAKFEQGAIGALHEHHHSQVTYVDSGVFEMTIGTEKKIIRKGDGYYVPPHVMHGCVCIEPGMLIDAFSPLREDFLK, from the coding sequence ATGGCACAAAGCAGTGAATTTCAGTTTGAACAGGAAGTACCCTGGGAAGACCTTGGCAATGGCATCAAAAGGCAGGTATTTGGTTATGATGATAAGGTCATGCTGGTAAAGGCAAAGTTTGAACAGGGAGCTATTGGCGCCCTGCATGAGCATCACCATTCACAGGTGACCTATGTGGACAGTGGTGTGTTTGAAATGACCATCGGCACCGAAAAGAAGATCATCCGCAAGGGCGATGGTTACTATGTACCACCTCATGTAATGCATGGCTGTGTATGTATTGAACCCGGTATGCTCATAGATGCCTTCAGCCCACTGAGAGAAGATTTTTTGAAATAA